From the Candidatus Thermoplasmatota archaeon genome, the window CCGAGAGACTTCATCCACAGAGGAATCATCACGTTATCCCGAGGCTGTGTCGTTTCTGCGCCCTTGCCAGGACTCTCGCCCTGCTGTTCTGACAGCCCACTTTCTCACGGAGAGGGGACTTTCCTCAGCCGGCCCGCGATGAACGCAGACCTACCGTCAGCCATCCGCCTTCTCCTGGCAGACGATTACTACGCAATCGGAGTACAAAAGCCTTTCTGAAGACCCATTCGAACAATACTGGCCTCTCAGATGACCTTCGTGGGAAGGAACGCGGTCTTTATAGTGACTTGACCGGTTGCGGAGTCGAAATAGGCTGACCGACCTCTGTTGCCTTCGAGGTCCTCTGCCACGATCCGAATGTTGTGTTCCCTGAGAACACTTCTGGCACCCATGCTGTTTTCTCTCCCAACATTAGCTATAGCGAGGTTGAGACCGGGGAACATCTGAGCGCCGCCGACGAGTTTTGCGACCAAGCGCTCTTTCTTGACACCATATCCAATCATCTCTTTCACTAGCTTTCTCGTACCCGTGTCAGCATACTTCTCCTCTTTATCGCACTTGACCGGAGCGTGTGGCAGTAGTACATGCACGATGCCGCCTGTCCTGATGCCTGGATCGTACAGGATCACGGCCACGCAAGAACCCAGTCCCAAGCACACCAGCTGTTCCGGCGCGTGGCATA encodes:
- a CDS encoding chemotaxis protein CheD; its protein translation is MIEPRTVGIAQIAICHAPEQLVCLGLGSCVAVILYDPGIRTGGIVHVLLPHAPVKCDKEEKYADTGTRKLVKEMIGYGVKKERLVAKLVGGAQMFPGLNLAIANVGRENSMGARSVLREHNIRIVAEDLEGNRGRSAYFDSATGQVTIKTAFLPTKVI